One Glycine max cultivar Williams 82 chromosome 6, Glycine_max_v4.0, whole genome shotgun sequence DNA segment encodes these proteins:
- the LOC100799243 gene encoding transcription factor MYB86 → MGRHSCCLKQKLRKGLWSPEEDEKLFNYITRFGVGCWSSVPKQAGLQRCGKSCRLRWINYLRPDLKRGMFSQQEEDLIISLHEVLGNRWAQIAAQLPGRTDNEIKNFWNSCLKKKLMKQGIDPATHKPLLGAEEHIIIKEEKETILETPPNPILLQVSQGILVSSNESPLVVNNSSYYDGGLNVTEEASRDVFMSKNAALDYPLSYFEFQMGYNPIRQFDQNHIVGTNSSYGFSSLPCLNSSSDHGNMLVEAEFSDNNSASKISALMKESSSNSPSMSVYPAGGGCQMMENAGFSWDGENHNNNTKIDPLLQFHVNVVKSKEFKTSSWQEGQILTQNSIDFTSYPLMSLSEDLTGANFDVFQHM, encoded by the exons ATGGGTCGCCATTCCTGTTGTTTAaagcaaaaattaaggaaaggtTTATGGTCCCCCGAAGAAGATGAGAAGCTTTTCAACTACATAACCAGATTTGGCGTTGGCTGCTGGAGTTCCGTCCCCAAACAAGCCG GACTCCAAAGGTGTGGAAAGAGTTGCAGATTGAGATGGATAAACTACTTGAGGCCTGATTTGAAGAGAGGAATGTTCTCTCAACAAGAGGAGGATCTTATCATTAGTCTTCATGAAGTTCTAGGAAATAG GTGGGCTCAAATTGCAGCTCAATTACCAGGGAGAACAGATAATGAGATTAAGAACTTTTGGAATTCGTGTTTGAAGAAGAAGCTTATGAAGCAAGGGATTGACCCTGCAACACACAAGCCTCTCCTCGGTGCTGAAGAACACATAATTataaaggaagagaaggaaacCATATTGGAGACACCACCTAATCCTATTCTATTACAAGTGTCTCAAGGGATTTTAGTTTCCTCAAATGAGTCACCACTTGTAGTCAACAATTCAAGTTACTATGATGGTGGACTGAATGTAACAGAAGAAGCTTCAAGGGACGTTTTCATGAGCAAGAATGCTGCTTTAGACTACCCTTTGTCTTACTTTGAATTCCAAATGGGTTACAACCCAATTAGACAATTTGATCAGAACCATATTGTGGGGACCAACTCAAGCTATGGATTCTCCTCATTGCCGTGTCTAAATAGTTCTTCTGATCATGGGAACATGTTGGTGGAGGCGGAGTTTTCAGATAACAACTCAGCTTCTAAAATCAGTGCTTTGATGAAGGAAAGTTCCAGCAATAGCCCAAGCATGAGTGTTTATCCAGCTGGGGGAGGGTGCCAAATGATGGAAAATGCAGGGTTCTCATGGGATGGTGAGAACCACAATAATAATACTAAGATTGATCCTTTGTTACAGTTTCATGTCAATGTGGTAAAATCTAAAGAGTTCAAGACAAGTTCGTGGCAAGAAGGGCAGATTCTGACTCAGAATTCGATAGATTTCACTAGCTATCCGTTAATGTCACTGTCTGAGGATCTAACCGGAGCAAATTTTGATGTTTTCCAGCACATGTGA